Sequence from the Armatimonadota bacterium genome:
CACGCCATCGGGTCGGCAGGTCCGACGACGAGCTACCGCATGGATGCCTACGCGCCGGAGCTGCATCGGCTGGGACTGAAAGGCACTATCGGCAAGGGCGACCGTACGTTGGAAGTGCGCAAAGCCTGCGTTGAAACGTGTTCGGTCTATTTCGTGGCGGTGGGTGGTGCGGGAGCCCTTCTGGCGGGAGCGGTTGTTTATTCAGAAGTAGTGGCATACGAGGACCTCGGGCCCGAGGCCGTCCGCAGGTTGACGGTGCGCGAGTTCCCGATCACCGTGGCCTACGACTGTTTTGGCGGAAGCGTGTTTCCCGGTGACGTCCCACTGAGAACGTGAGGTTCCCGGTCGCGAGCGAACGCAGACAGGTAGCGCCAATGCAGACCCGCCCTACAACCCGGGTCCTGATATCCGCGGCCCAGTTCCTCGCGGCACTGGGGGGGCCGGGGGTGCGTCTTGCCCGGCGGCTTCTGGATCACGCGGTTCTGCTGTCGCCGCGCTCGCCGGAAGTCCGCGGCTGGCGCTGTATGCTGGAGGCTTCGGCGGCACGCTCCGAGGGCGATATCGAGCGTTCGATAGCCCTGTTGCGGGAAGCCGGGGCGCACATGCCCGGCAACGACCTCGTGATCGCGAGTCTGGGCGTGGACCTGTCCGCAGCAGGCAGGCACGAGGAAGCGATCCAGACCCTTGAACGCGCGCTCCGGGGCGAGACGGACATCACCGGCGAAGCCCAGGTGTGGACGAGCCTCGCTTGGTCGTACCTGCGATCGGGCAGAGCCCCGAAGGTCTCGCATGTGTTCGATCGCGCCCAGGAGAGCCATGCTGTGTCACCTGAACTGCGGGTGATCCGCGTCCTGGCGCTGGCGATTGTCCACGGTTTCGTGCAGCGCGACCGACTCATGGAGCTTGTGCGCCTGCGGGCCAGCGCGGTGCCGATGGTGTTGGATTTCGCCCACCAGCTTGCGGGACAGAGCAAGTACGATCTGGCGCGCCAGCTTCTGCGCTGCCTGCCGGAGACTCTGGCCCGGCGGGGTTACGAAATGATGGCGCGTAAGTCCATCAGTCTGGCAGACTACACCACCGCAGTCTGGGCCCTGAAACAGCACGAAATCGCCCAGCCCAGCTCGTGCCTCGCTCCGATGCTGAGGGCCGAAGTTTCACTCAGGCGTGGGGATGCTGCCGGTGCAGTGAAGCACCTGCGGGTCGCCCTTGAGCGCGCCCCGACCTCGCGGGCGGTGCTTGAGCAGGCCGTCCGGGTGCGAGCGGTGCGTGGAGACTGGCCCGAGGCGGATGGGTTGGCCCGGAAAGCCTTGGAGAAGCGCAGCACGAGCGCCCTTGTTGGCGGCGTGGCCGCGCTGGCATTGCTGGCTGAGCATCAGCCGGAGCAGGCGCGCCGACTGTTCACCGTCCAACGCGTGGGAGACGACCTCGACTGCATTTTCGGGTACGCCGCGCAGGCCTTGATCGCCGCTCGCTTCGGGGGTTGGGACCGTAGCCTGGAGCTGGTGGAGCAGGCCCTGCGCCAGATGCAGCGCAGTCCTGCCTGGGTGCTCACGGAACCGGTGAAGGCTCGCATCGCGGCTGCTCTGGAAGAGGCGCTGGATGCCAGTGAGACGGCTGTGGACGACTTATCTGCCGAGACCCTGAAAGAGCTGCGAGAGCGTGTTGCGCAGCTTTCCGGGGCTGCGGATCGAGCTCTTCCACAGGCACGGAACGGCGCTGACTGATTGCGTCACATCAGTCCTGCAGGTCCGTCGCCAGTTCCTCGTAAAGTGCCGCAGTAGCT
This genomic interval carries:
- a CDS encoding fumarate hydratase C-terminal domain-containing protein translates to MTVDAKRISTPLDEAMVRSLRAGDRVLLSGVIYTARDAAHKRMLDGFAAGDGLPFDLVGQVIYYCGPSETPPGHAIGSAGPTTSYRMDAYAPELHRLGLKGTIGKGDRTLEVRKACVETCSVYFVAVGGAGALLAGAVVYSEVVAYEDLGPEAVRRLTVREFPITVAYDCFGGSVFPGDVPLRT